In the genome of Bicyclus anynana chromosome 23, ilBicAnyn1.1, whole genome shotgun sequence, one region contains:
- the LOC112055730 gene encoding mucin-2 has product MRIAALIALVQLSLATAVPDVQTLTAAELNLQLGGENALSPFFEETSEETGVHFVRGSRAADSPLSPDIDVQCSADFIEVTVEFPDVFDGIIYSKGYLNDPKCKYVSLGGSQSRYSFRVPLNGCGSRPLCNACGTIDNVLVFQADDLVQGPYDFARKVSCTNTALEVSVGGRRKEQSHILRLKPFMVDMLDVVAVQGPAGGVECWMDIQKGVFPNTTPLESSIKIGEYLTILIYLKDIRNQFNLKIHDCWAYDNEEYDSPQTNKIQLTDKEGCPKKKKFIDVWQKSTNTGKSGATLIAYSKISAFRFPETDQVYLTCNVELCTSSCDSSCTGITKEVSTTIRPQECYPGSKDPRCQIPTEPSVKCYPGSTDSRCPKPTSPSPNCFPGSTDPRCPRPTTPEPPRCFPGSNDPRCPRPTTPEPPKCFPGSNDPRCPRPTTPEPPSCFPGTNDPRCPKPTPEPPKCFPGSNDPRCPKPTTPEPPKCFPGSNDPRCPKPTTPEPPRCFPGSNDSRCPRPTTPEPPRCFPGSNDPRCPRPTTPEPPRCFPGTDDPRCPKPTTPEPPKCFPGSSDSRCPQPTTPERPKCFPGSTDPRCPKPTTPTPTKPTCYPGSPDPSCPQPTRPSTLNPPTYLPPSTAEPKCFPGSTDERCPQPTTPVPPKCFPGSNDPRCPKPTTSEPKCYPGSTDPRCPKPTTPEPPRCYPGSSDPRCPQPTTPEPPRCFPGSNDPRCPKPTTPEPPRCYPGSSDPRCPQPTTPEPPRCFPGSNDLRCPKPTTPEPPKCYPGSTDPRCPKPTTPEPPRCYPGSSDPRCPQPTTPEPPRCFPGSNDPRCPKPTTPEPPRCYPGSSDPRCPQPTTPEPPRCFPGSNDPRCPKPTTPEPPKCYSGSTDPRCPKQTTPEPPRCYPGSSDPRCPQPTTPEPPRCFPGSNDSRCPKPTTPTPPRCYPGSTDSRCPKPTTPETPKCFPGSSDPRCPKPTTPAPPKCYPGSTDPRCPKTITPDAPRCYPGSTDPRCPKPTTSTPPRCFPGSTDPRCPKPTTPTPTKPACYPGSPDPNCPQPPRPTTLNPPTYLPPSTPEPKCFPGSNDLRCPQPTTPAPPKCFPGSTDPRCPKPTTPVPTTPAPPRCFPGSNDPRCPKLTTPAPPRCYPGSTDPRCPKPTTPAPPRCYPGSSDLRCPKPTTPEPPQCFPGSTDSRCPKPTTPEPPRCFPGSSDPRCPQPTTPAPPKCFPGSTDPRCPKPTTPAPPRCYPGSTDPRCPKPTTPLPTTPAPPRCFPGSTDPRCPKLTTPTPPRCYPGSTDPRCPKPTTPAPPRCYPGSSDLRCPKPTTPEPPQCFPGSTDSRCPKPTTPEPPQCFPGSTDPRCPKPTTPVPPRCYPGSTDPRCPKQTTPEPPKCFPGSLDPRCPKPTTPAPPRCFPGSTDPRCPKPTTPAPPRCYPGSTDTRCPKPTTPKPTTQACYPGSPNPNCPQPPRPTTLNPPTYLPPSTPQPKCFPGSSDVRCPQPTTPEPPKCYPGSRDPRCPTTPVPTTPAPPRCFPGSTDPRCPKPTTPAPPKCFPGSLDPRCPKPTTPESPRCYPGSTDPRCPKPTTPAPPRCYPGSTDTRCPKPTTPAPPRCYPGSTDPRCPRPTTPELPKCFPGSTDSRCPRPTTPEPPRCFPGSSDPRCQQSTTPAPPKCFPGNTDPRCPKPTTPAPPRCYLGSTDPRCPKTTTPAPPRCYPGSTDPRCPKLTTPEPPKCFPGSLDPRCPKPTTVAPPRCYPGSTDPRCPKVTTPKPTTPACYPGSPDPRCPQPPKPTTLNPPTYLPPTTPEPKCFPGSTDIRCPQPTSPKPPRCFPGSTDPRCPKPTTPAPPKCYPGSTDPRCPRPTTPEAPRCFPGNNDPRCPKPTTPEPPRCFPGSTDSRCPKPTTPTLTTPEPPRCFPGSSDPRCPKPTTPEPPQCFSGSSDPRCPKPTTPEPPRCFPGSTDPRCPKLTTPKPTTPACYPGSPDPRCPRPPRPTTLNPPTYLPPSTPGPKCFPGSTDLRCPQPTTPKPPRCYPGSEDPRCPKPTTPEPPRCFPGSSDPRCPKPTTPEPPRCFPGSSDPRCPKPTTPEPPRCYPGSSDPRCPKPTTPEPPRCFPGSSDPRCPKPTTPEPPRCFPGSSDPRCPKPTTPEPPRCFPGSSDPRCPKPTTPEPPRCFPGSTDPRCPKITTPKPTTPACYPGSPDPKCPQPPRPTTLNPPTYLPPSTPGPKCFPGSSDLRCPQPTTPKPPRCYPGSTDPRCPKPTTPEPPRCFPGSSDPRCPKPTTPEPPQCFPGSSDPRCPKPTTPEPPQCFPGSSDPRCPKPTTPEPPRCFPGSSDPRCPKPTTPEPPRCFPGSSDPRCPKPTTPEAPRCFPGSSDPRCPKPTTPEPPQCFPGSSDLRCPKPTTPEPPRCFPGSSDPRCPKPTTPEPPRCFPGSSDPRCPKPTTPEAPRCFPGSSDPRCPKPTTPEPPRCFPGSSDLRCPKPTTPEPPRCFPGSTDPRCPKITTPKPTTPACYPGSPDPKCPQPPRPTTLNPPTYLPPSTPGPKCFPGSTDLRCPQPTTPKPPRCYPGSTDPRCPKPTTPEPPRCYPGSSDLRCPKPTTPEPPRCFPGSSDPRCPKPTTPEPPRCFPGSSDPRCPKPTTPEPPRCFPGSLDPRCPKPTTPEPPRCFPGSSDPRCSKPTTPEPPRCFPGSSDPRCPQPTTPEPPRCFPGSSDPRCPKPTTPEPPRCYPGSSDPRCPKPTTREPPRCYPGSSDPRCPKPTTPEPPRCYPGSSDPRCPKPTTPEPPRCFPGSSDPRCPKPTTPEPPRCFPGSTDPRCPKPTTPTSTPSSCYPGSKDPKCPQPFAPSSTNPPTTYLPPYPAENEIKSARRLVKKSFDYYDDTELQIDNFDFARTKPRTRNARDLSKTLDIVQSGAALSENAYVGIIGSIIVVMSIAILVVHVVRSKKNLKGIENNTHPC; this is encoded by the exons GTGTCTTGTACCAACACAGCGTTGGAAGTGTCCGTTGGTGGTAGGAGAAAGGAACAGTCGCACATACTGAGGCTGAAGCCCTTCATGGTGGACATGTTGGACGTGGTGGCGGTGCAGGGACCAGCGGGCGGCGTCGAATGTTGGATGGACATCCAGAAGGGAGTCTTCCCCAAT ACTACTCCACTGGAAAGTTCTATAAAGATCGGCGAGTATCTCACCATCTTGATTTACCTGAAGGACATCAGAAATCAGTTCAATTTGAAGATCCACGATTGTTGGGCATACGACAACGAGGAGTATGACAGCCCGCAGACGAACAAAATACAACTTACTGACAAGGAGGGATGTCCCAA gaaaAAGAAATTCATTGATGTATGGCAGAAGTCTACGAACACAGGCAAAAGTGGCGCAACGTTGATTGCATACAGCAAAATAAGCGCTTTCCGGTTTCCAGAAACCGACCAAGTCTATCTCACATGTAATGTTGAG CTTTGCACAAGCAGCTGTGACTCAAGCTGCACTGGTATAACAAAAGAAGTCTCAACAACCATAAGACCACAAGAATGTTACCCGGGCTCTAAGGATCCTAGATGTCAAATACCCACAGAACCTTCGGTTAAATGTTATCCAGGCTCGACGGATTCGCGTTGTCCCAAACCAACATCTCCGTCTCCTAATTGCTTCCCTGGTAGTACAGATCCTCGTTGTCCCAGGCCTACAACCCCAGAACCTCCAAGATGCTTCCCTGGCAGCAATGATCCTCGTTGCCCAAGACCTACAACTCCAGAACCTCCAAAGTGTTTTCCTGGTAGCAATGATCCTCGTTGCCCAAGGCCCACGACTCCAGAACCTCCAAGTTGTTTCCCTGGCACCAATGACCCTCGTTGCCCAAAACCTACTCCGGAACCTCCCAAATGCTTCCCCGGCAGCAATGACCCTCGTTGCCCAAAACCTACTACTCCGGAACCTCCCAAATGCTTCCCCGGCAGCAATGACCCTCGTTGCCCAAAACCTACAACTCCAGAACCTCCAAGATGCTTCCCTGGCAGCAATGATTCTCGTTGCCCAAGGCCTACGACACCAGAACCTCCAAGGTGTTTCCCTGGCAGCAATGACCCTCGTTGCCCAAGGCCCACGACTCCAGAACCTCCAAGATGCTTCCCTGGCACCGATGACCCTCGTTGCCCGAAACCTACTACTCCGGAACCACCTAAATGCTTCCCTGGTAGCTCTGACTCTCGCTGTCCTCAACCAACTACTCCGGAACGACCAAAATGTTTCCCAGGTAGCACAGATCCCCGCTGTCCTAAGCCGACGACTCCAACACCGACTAAGCCTACGTGTTATCCAGGATCTCCTGACCCTAGTTGTCCTCAACCAACAAGACCCTCAACCCTGAACCCACCAACGTATTTACCACCTTCCACAGCAGAACCTAAATGTTTCCCAGGTTCCACAGATGAACGATGCCCACAACCTACTACACCCGTACCACCAAAATGTTTCCCCGGTAGTAACGATCCACGTTGTCCTAAACCTACAACATCAGAGCCAAAGTGCTATCCTGGAAGCACTGACCCTCGATGCCCCAAACCAACAACTCCAGAACCACCAAGATGTTATCCTGGAAGCTCTGACCCTCGTTGCCCCCAACCTACTACACCAGAACCTCCAAGATGTTTCCCGGGCAGTAATGATCCACGTTGCCCTAAACCTACTACACCAGAACCACCAAGATGTTATCCTGGTAGCTCTGACCCTCGTTGTCCTCAACCTACTACACCAGAACCTCCGAGATGTTTCCCGGGCAGTAATGATCTACGTTGCCCTAAACCTACTACACCAGAACCACCAAAGTGCTATCCTGGAAGCACTGACCCTCGATGCCCCAAACCAACAACTCCAGAACCACCAAGATGTTATCCTGGTAGCTCTGACCCTCGTTGCCCCCAACCTACTACACCAGAACCTCCAAGATGTTTCCCGGGCAGTAATGATCCACGTTGCCCTAAACCTACTACACCAGAACCACCAAGATGTTATCCTGGTAGCTCTGACCCTCGTTGTCCTCAACCTACTACACCAGAACCTCCGAGATGTTTCCCGGGCAGTAATGATCCACGTTGCCCTAAACCTACTACACCAGAACCACCAAAGTGCTATTCTGGAAGCACTGACCCTCGTTGCCCTAAACAGACAACACCAGAACCACCAAGATGTTACCCTGGTAGCTCTGACCCTCGTTGTCCCCAACCAACAACACCAGAACCTCCTCGATGCTTCCCTGGTAGCAATGACTCTCGTTGTCCAAAACCTACCACGCCAACTCCACCTAGATGTTATCCGGGCAGCACAGACTCAAGGTGCCCTAAACCAACAACCCCTGAGACTCCAAAATGTTTCCCTGGTAGTTCAGATCCCCGTTGTCCAAAACCTACTACTCCAGCTCCACCAAAGTGCTACCCTGGAAGCACTGACCCTCGTTGCCCCAAAACGATAACGCCAGACGCTCCAAGGTGCTATCCTGGTAGTACAGACCCACGTTGCCCTAAACCAACAACTTCAACACCCCCCAGATGCTTCCCTGGCAGCACTGACCCACGATGTCCTAAACCAACAACTCCAACACCGACAAAACCAGCGTGTTATCCTGGATCACCTGATCCTAATTGTCCTCAACCTCCAAGACCTACAACCTTGAATCCACCAACGTATTTACCACCTTCGACGCCTGAACCTAAATGCTTCCCTGGGTCCAACGATCTACGATGCCCTCAGCCTACTACTCCCGCACCGCCTAAATGTTTCCCTGGCAGCACAGATCCACGATGCCCTAAACCCACCACGCCTGTTCCTACAACACCTGCACCACCAAGATGTTTCCCAGGCAGCAATGATCCTCGTTGTCCAAAACTGACTACCCCAGCACCTCCACGATGCTACCCCGGAAGTACTGATCCACGTTGTCCTAAGCCAACAACACCTGCCCCGCCTAGATGCTATCCCGGTAGCTCAGATTTAAGATGTCCAAAACCAACAACCCCTGAGCCTCCTCAATGTTTCCCAGGCAGTACAGACTCCCGTTGTCCGAAACCCACTACACCTGAACCTCCACGTTGTTTCCCAGGTAGCAGTGATCCACGTTGCCCACAACCAACAACTCCAGCACCACCAAAATGTTTCCCTGGAAGTACGGATCCACGTTGTCCTAAACCAACCACACCAGCTCCACCAAGGTGCTATCCAGGTAGCACAGATCCACGATGCCCTAAGCCCACCACGCCACTGCCTACAACACCTGCACCACCAAGATGTTTCCCAGGCAGCACTGATCCTCGTTGTCCAAAACTGACAACCCCAACTCCTCCACGATGCTACCCTGGAAGTACTGATCCACGTTGTCCTAAGCCAACCACACCTGCTCCACCTAGATGTTATCCCGGTAGCTCAGATTTAAGATGTCCAAAACCAACAACCCCTGAGCCTCCTCAATGTTTCCCAGGCAGTACAGACTCCCGTTGCCCGAAACCCACTACACCTGAGCCTCCACAATGCTTCCCTGGCAGCACTGATCCACGTTGTCCAAAGCCAACAACACCTGTACCGCCAAGATGTTATCCTGGTAGCACGGATCCGAGATGCCCTAAACAAACCACACCTGAACCTCCAAAATGTTTCCCTGGTAGTTTAGATCCCCGTTGTCCAAAACCAACAACTCCAGCGCCCCCGCGATGTTTCCCTGGCAGCACTGATCCCCGTTGTCCAAAGCCCACAACACCAGCTCCACCGAGGTGCTACCCTGGCAGCACTGATACACGATGTCCTAAGCCAACCACTCCTAAACCGACTACTCAAGCATGTTATCCTGGGTCACCAAACCCTAACTGCCCTCAACCACCAAGACCAACCACTTTAAATCCACCAACGTATCTACCACCTTCGACACCACAACCAAAATGCTTCCCAGGTTCTTCTGATGTTCGATGCCCTCAGCCTACTACACCTGAACCACCTAAATGTTACCCCGGTAGTAGAGATCCACGATGCCCAACTACACCAGTCCCTACAACTCCAGCACCGCCACGATGCTTCCCTGGTAGCACTGATCCACGTTGTCCAAAGCCAACAACACCTGCGCCACCAAAATGTTTCCCTGGCAGTTTAGATCCCCGTTGTCCGAAACCAACAACGCCCGAATCACCAAGATGCTATCCTGGAAGCACGGACCCGCGTTGCCCAAAACCAACAACCCCAGCACCTCCACGATGCTACCCTGGCAGCACTGATACACGATGCCCTAAGCCAACAACACCTGCCCCACCAAGATGTTATCCCGGCAGCACAGATCCACGATGTCCAAGACCAACAACCCCTGAACTTCCAAAATGTTTCCCTGGCAGTACTGACTCCCGTTGCCCCAGACCCACAACTCCTGAACCTCCACGTTGTTTCCCAGGTAGCAGTGATCCACGTTGTCAACAATCAACAACACCCGCACCGCCAAAATGTTTCCCAGGAAATACTGATCCACGTTGTCCCAAGCCAACAACACCAGCTCCACCAAGATGCTATCTTGGAAGTACGGACCCACGATGCCCAAAAACAACTACACCAGCTCCTCCTAGATGCTATCCTGGAAGCACGGATCCAAGATGCCCCAAACTTACTACACCTGAACCTCCTAAATGTTTCCCTGGTAGTTTAGATCCTCGCTGTCCAAAACCTACAACTGTAGCTCCCCCGCGATGCTACCCTGGTAGCACAGATCCACGTTGTCCTAAAGTTACTACACCGAAGCCGACAACTCCAGCATGTTATCCTGGATCACCCGACCCCAGATGTCCTCAACCACCAAAACCAACAACTCTAAATCCACCCACGTACTTACCACCTACAACGCCAGAACCCAAGTGCTTCCCAGGTTCCACAGATATACGGTGCCCTCAACCTACTTCGCCTAAACCTCCAAGGTGTTTCCCTGGTAGTACTGATCCACGATGCCCTAAGCCCACTACTCCGGCTCCTCCAAAATGTTACCCTGGCAGTACAGATCCCCGTTGCCCGAGACCTACAACTCCCGAAGCTCCACGTTGTTTCCCAGGTAACAATGATCCAAGATGTCCTAAACCAACTACACCAGAACCTCCTAGATGCTTCCCTGGCAGTACCGACTCACGATGCCCTAAGCCAACCACTCCAACTCTTACTACTCCAGAACCTCCTCGATGCTTCCCTGGCAGTTCGGACCCCCGTTGTCCCAAACCAACTACGCCAGAACCTCCTCAATGCTTCTCTGGTAGCTCGGACCCACGTTGTCCCAAACCTACTACGCCAGAACCACCACGATGCTTCCCTGGCAGCACCGACCCACGTTGTCCTAAATTAACTACACCAAAGCCGACAACTCCAGCATGTTATCCTGGATCACCCGACCCCAGATGTCCTCGACCACCAAGGCCAACAACTCTAAATCCACCCACGTACTTACCACCTTCAACACCAGGACCTAAATGTTTCCCAGGTTCTACAGATTTACGGTGCCCTCAACCTACTACACCTAAACCTCCAAGATGTTACCCTGGCAGTGAAGACCCACGTTGTCCCAAACCCACAACACCAGAACCTCCTCGATGCTTCCCTGGTAGCTCGGACCCACGTTGTCCCAAGCCTACTACTCCAGAACCTCCTCGATGCTTCCCTGGTAGCTCGGACCCACGTTGTCCTAAACCCACAACACCAGAACCTCCTCGATGCTACCCTGGTAGCTCAGACCCACGTTGTCCCAAGCCTACTACACCAGAACCTCCTCGATGCTTCCCTGGTAGCTCAGACCCGCGTTGTCCCAAGCCTACTACTCCAGAACCTCCTCGATGCTTTCCTGGTAGCTCGGACCCACGTTGTCCTAAACCCACAACACCAGAACCTCCTCGATGCTTCCCTGGTAGCTCGGACCCACGTTGTCCTAAGCCCACAACTCCAGAACCTCCTCGATGCTTCCCTGGTAGCACCGACCCACGTTGTCCTAAAATAACCACACCAAAGCCAACAACTCCAGCATGTTATCCTGGATCACCAGACCCCAAATGTCCTCAACCACCAAGACCAACAACTCTAAATCCACCAACGTACTTACCACCTTCAACACCAGGACCAAAATGTTTCCCAGGTTCATCAGATTTACGGTGCCCTCAACCTACAACACCTAAACCTCCAAGATGTTACCCTGGCAGTACAGACCCACGTTGTCCCAAACCCACAACACCAGAACCTCCTCGATGCTTCCCTGGTAGCTCGGACCCACGTTGTCCCAAGCCTACTACTCCAGAACCTCCTCAATGCTTCCCTGGAAGCTCTGACCCACGTTGTCCCAAACCCACAACACCAGAACCTCCTCAATGCTTCCCTGGTAGCTCAGACCCGCGTTGTCCCAAGCCTACTACTCCAGAACCTCCTCGATGCTTCCCTGGTAGCTCAGACCCACGTTGTCCTAAGCCCACAACACCAGAACCTCCCCGATGCTTCCCTGGTAGCTCGGACCCACGTTGTCCCAAACCGACAACTCCAGAAGCTCCTCGATGCTTCCCTGGGAGCTCGGACCCACGTTGTCCTAAACCCACGACACCAGAACCTCCTCAATGCTTCCCAGGTAGTTCGGACCTACGTTGTCCCAAACCTACTACTCCAGAACCTCCTCGATGCTTCCCTGGTAGCTCAGACCCACGTTGTCCTAAACCCACAACACCAGAACCTCCCCGATGCTTCCCTGGTAGCTCGGACCCACGTTGTCCCAAACCGACAACTCCAGAAGCTCCTCGATGCTTCCCTGGTAGCTCGGACCCACGTTGTCCTAAACCCACGACACCAGAACCTCCTCGATGCTTCCCAGGTAGTTCGGACCTACGTTGTCCCAAACCTACTACGCCAGAACCTCCTCGATGCTTCCCTGGCAGCACCGACCCACGTTGTCCTAAAATAACCACACCAAAGCCAACAACTCCAGCATGTTATCCTGGATCACCAGACCCTAAATGTCCTCAACCACCAAGACCAACAACTCTAAATCCACCCACTTACTTACCACCTTCAACACCAGGACCTAAATGTTTCCCAGGTTCTACAGATTTACGGTGTCCTCAACCTACTACACCTAAACCTCCAAGATGTTACCCTGGCAGTACAGACCCACGTTGTCCCAAACCCACTACTCCAGAACCTCCTCGATGCTACCCTGGTAGCTCGGACCTACGTTGTCCCAAGCCTACTACTCCAGAACCTCCTCGTTGCTTCCCTGGTAGCTCAGACCCACGTTGTCCCAAACCCACTACTCCAGAACCTCCTCGATGCTTCCCTGGTAGCTCGGACCCACGTTGTCCCAAGCCTACTACTCCAGAACCTCCTCGATGCTTCCCTGGTAGCTTAGACCCACGTTGTCCCAAGCCTACTACTCCAGAACCTCCTCGATGCTTCCCTGGTAGCTCAGACCCACGTTGTTCCAAACCCACTACTCCAGAACCTCCTCGATGCTTCCCTGGTAGCTCGGATCCACGTTGTCCCCAGCCCACTACTCCAGAACCTCCTCGATGCTTCCCTGGTAGCTCGGACCCACGTTGTCCCAAACCTACTACTCCAGAACCTCCTCGGTGCTACCCTGGTAGCTCGGACCCACGTTGTCCTAAACCCACGACACGAGAACCTCCTCGATGCTACCCTGGTAGCTCGGACCCACGTTGTCCCAAGCCTACTACTCCAGAACCTCCTCGATGCTACCCTGGTAGCTCTGACCCACGTTGTCCCAAGCCCACTACTCCAGAACCTCCTCGATGCTTCCCTGGTAGCTCAGACCCACGTTGTCCCAAACCCACAACACCAGAACCTCCTCGTTGCTTCCCTGGCAGCACCGACCCACGTTGTCCCAAACCAACAACACCAACTTCAACACCTAGCTCTTGCTACCCTGGTTCTAAAGATCCAAAATGCCCCCAACCATTCGCGCCCAGTAGCACAAATCCCCCAACTACATACTTGCCACCCTACCCCgcagaaaatgaaataaaatccgCTAGAAGATTAGTCAAGAAAAGTTTTGACTACTACGACGATACAGAGTTACAAATTG ataacTTCGACTTTGCTAGAACTAAGCCAAGAACTAGAAACGCAAGAGATTTGTCGAAAACTCTAGATATAGTTCAATCTGGTGCAGCATTGTCTGAGAATGCATATGTCGGAATAATAGGGTCCATCATTGTTGTTATGTCGATAGCTATATTAGTTGTACATGTTGTAAGATCGAAGAAAAACCTTAAAGGTATAGAAAATAATACTCATCCTTGCTAA